One Caldalkalibacillus uzonensis DNA segment encodes these proteins:
- a CDS encoding metal ABC transporter ATP-binding protein, with translation MRPNQSKTVIELKHINFQYDAKTKVLEDVNLTMTRGDFLGLVGPNGSGKSTLIKIILGLLHSPTGEVKLFGQPISTFKDWSKVGYVSQKANSFNTGFPATVYEVVATGLFGKMGLFRWIGKQEKEQIMHAIKLVGLEDLAHRNIGKLSGGQQQRTFIARALVSTPELLILDEPTVGVDADSVSRFFDLLEQLNQELGISLLLVSHDIGVITDKVKQVACLNKKLFFHGDPHEFVQNQDAILATAYGHHVRILEHSH, from the coding sequence ATGAGACCCAATCAATCTAAAACTGTGATCGAGTTAAAGCATATTAATTTTCAATATGATGCCAAAACCAAAGTGCTTGAGGATGTTAACCTCACCATGACCCGGGGGGATTTCCTGGGTCTGGTGGGACCTAACGGATCTGGAAAATCAACATTAATTAAAATTATTTTGGGGTTGCTCCACTCGCCAACGGGTGAGGTTAAACTGTTTGGGCAGCCTATTTCCACTTTTAAGGACTGGTCCAAAGTGGGTTATGTGTCTCAAAAGGCTAACAGCTTCAACACAGGCTTTCCAGCCACTGTGTATGAGGTGGTTGCCACCGGTCTGTTCGGTAAGATGGGACTCTTTCGCTGGATCGGAAAACAGGAAAAAGAACAAATCATGCACGCTATCAAACTGGTCGGATTGGAAGATCTGGCTCACCGTAATATTGGTAAACTGTCAGGTGGCCAGCAACAGCGGACGTTTATTGCCCGGGCTTTGGTCAGCACCCCGGAACTTCTGATACTGGATGAACCGACGGTAGGCGTGGATGCTGACTCAGTCAGCCGCTTCTTTGATCTGTTGGAACAGCTGAATCAGGAATTGGGAATTTCCTTGTTACTGGTCAGCCACGATATCGGTGTGATTACGGATAAAGTGAAGCAAGTTGCTTGTTTAAATAAGAAACTCTTTTTTCATGGTGACCCTCACGAGTTTGTCCAGAATCAGGATGCCATTCTGGCCACGGCCTACGGACATCATGTGCGCATATTAGAACATTCACATTGA
- a CDS encoding metal ABC transporter substrate-binding protein, whose translation MYRKSILVLFSTMLVLSLTLMACSPAEVGPASEEDGSEQGQDEADSHEEERLLIYTSLFPLYDFAQKIAGERAEVINLIPPGAEPHDFEPTPNDIVELHKADLFVYNGGGFEGWIEKIVEAIDNPDLKVVESTAHVQLLTNEETGHAHDHGKEEDHDHAHEHEHEHGELDPHVWVDPLRAKQQAEAIKDALVEIDPEYADFYEQNYSELAQGFDDLHAKFEEMSQNIERRDFVVSHEAFGYLALRYELNQVGIAGLSPSQEPSPQRLSEIIEFVQENDIDYILFENTVTLKVAEVIKSETGAESLVLHNLESLTEEELAQGEDYFSIMEQNLDVLKKALGYQEQ comes from the coding sequence TTGTACCGCAAATCCATTTTAGTCCTGTTCAGCACCATGTTGGTTTTATCCTTGACGCTGATGGCCTGCAGCCCCGCTGAGGTAGGGCCTGCATCTGAAGAGGATGGCTCCGAACAAGGACAGGACGAAGCTGATTCCCATGAAGAAGAGCGTCTGCTTATTTACACCAGTCTGTTTCCACTCTATGATTTTGCCCAGAAAATTGCCGGCGAGCGCGCCGAAGTGATTAACTTAATTCCACCCGGAGCAGAACCTCACGACTTTGAACCCACACCCAACGACATTGTTGAACTTCACAAAGCGGATTTATTCGTATATAATGGGGGTGGCTTCGAAGGATGGATTGAAAAAATTGTTGAAGCCATTGATAATCCTGACTTGAAAGTTGTGGAGAGCACAGCTCATGTACAGCTGTTGACCAATGAGGAAACGGGTCATGCTCATGACCACGGTAAAGAAGAGGATCATGACCACGCTCATGAACATGAGCATGAGCACGGGGAACTGGATCCCCATGTCTGGGTCGACCCATTGCGGGCCAAGCAACAGGCTGAGGCCATTAAAGATGCTTTGGTAGAGATTGATCCGGAGTATGCTGACTTTTATGAGCAGAATTACAGCGAATTGGCTCAAGGGTTTGATGATCTTCATGCTAAATTTGAAGAGATGAGCCAAAATATAGAGCGCAGAGATTTTGTTGTTTCCCATGAAGCTTTTGGTTATTTGGCTTTGCGCTATGAGCTGAACCAGGTGGGAATTGCCGGCCTGAGCCCTTCCCAGGAGCCAAGTCCCCAACGCTTGAGTGAAATTATTGAGTTTGTCCAAGAGAACGATATCGACTATATCTTGTTTGAAAATACGGTCACACTTAAGGTGGCCGAAGTGATTAAGAGCGAAACCGGGGCGGAATCGTTGGTGTTGCATAATCTTGAATCCTTGACGGAGGAGGAACTGGCCCAGGGTGAAGACTATTTCTCCATTATGGAGCAAAATTTGGATGTACTGAAAAAGGCTCTGGGCTACCAGGAACAATGA
- a CDS encoding M20/M25/M40 family metallo-hydrolase encodes MKVNRTEMEQLVKDLISHASVVNTQGEREMAEVLYRYIVELPYFQQRPEQVLLTRTYHDYQERYNVIAYVRGSAVQSSETVILMGHFDTVGMDDYGAWQGQATDPDQLKHIIREYQLPPEVQAHAHSEDWLFGRGSVDMKSGVASHLYVLKHFAQHPEELQGNILVVLTSDEEDSSHGIRSALKDLRRIKEKEGFAFIAAINSDYTSARYSGDENRYIYVGTVGKLLPTFFIAGKETHVGQVFEGFDPNLIISELTREIDYNPLLCDELYGEWTLPPVSLKQTDLKPFYDVQTPLTAFAYYNLFVHSWSPDQVLEKLKAHGLRAFERAIETYQERYELYGKLSGTRFDPPPIQPRVYTFEEYYQRVKAQHGSTFERTIGDFCQHVVEQQTLDIRSYACRVVEQVWKWDKVKEPVMIVFYSNLYIPRVAVSEQTAEGSRLIRAIGQAVEQVQPDCPKPIVMKKFYPYISDMSYMALSDGEQSIHTYEQNVPVWGERYRLNVEDIRAINVPVCNIGPYGFDAHKKFERLELTYSLEIVPLLTYSVIRHLLAAA; translated from the coding sequence CCGGACTTATCATGATTACCAGGAACGTTATAATGTGATCGCTTATGTCAGGGGCTCAGCTGTCCAGTCCTCAGAGACTGTCATCCTTATGGGCCATTTCGACACCGTGGGCATGGATGATTACGGTGCATGGCAGGGACAGGCAACAGACCCGGATCAGTTAAAACATATCATCAGAGAATATCAACTTCCGCCAGAGGTACAAGCCCATGCTCACTCAGAAGACTGGCTGTTTGGACGGGGAAGTGTCGACATGAAAAGCGGTGTGGCCAGTCATTTGTACGTGCTGAAGCATTTTGCCCAACATCCTGAAGAATTACAGGGAAACATCCTCGTTGTACTGACCAGTGATGAAGAGGACAGCTCCCACGGCATACGCTCAGCCTTAAAGGATTTAAGACGCATCAAGGAGAAGGAAGGATTTGCATTCATTGCAGCCATCAATTCAGACTATACCTCAGCCCGCTACTCCGGCGATGAGAACCGGTATATTTATGTGGGCACCGTTGGCAAGCTGTTGCCTACTTTCTTCATCGCCGGAAAAGAGACCCATGTGGGCCAAGTGTTTGAGGGATTTGATCCCAATTTAATCATCTCGGAACTGACGCGGGAAATAGACTATAACCCCTTGCTGTGTGATGAATTATACGGAGAATGGACCTTGCCTCCCGTTTCCTTGAAGCAAACAGATTTAAAACCTTTTTATGATGTGCAGACCCCTTTAACTGCTTTTGCCTATTACAATTTGTTTGTCCACTCCTGGTCCCCTGACCAGGTACTGGAAAAATTGAAAGCACACGGGCTACGCGCCTTTGAACGGGCCATAGAAACTTACCAGGAGCGTTATGAACTGTACGGCAAATTGAGCGGAACCCGATTCGATCCCCCACCAATTCAGCCCCGCGTCTACACGTTTGAGGAGTATTATCAACGGGTCAAAGCACAGCATGGATCCACTTTCGAACGGACGATCGGCGATTTCTGTCAGCACGTTGTAGAGCAGCAAACCCTGGATATCCGCAGTTATGCTTGTCGTGTGGTTGAGCAAGTCTGGAAGTGGGACAAGGTTAAAGAACCTGTTATGATTGTGTTTTATTCCAACTTGTATATCCCGCGTGTGGCCGTTTCAGAACAAACAGCGGAAGGTTCTCGCCTGATCCGGGCCATTGGGCAAGCAGTGGAACAGGTTCAGCCCGACTGCCCCAAACCGATTGTCATGAAAAAGTTCTACCCCTATATTTCAGATATGAGCTACATGGCCTTAAGTGACGGTGAACAGAGCATCCACACTTATGAGCAAAATGTTCCGGTGTGGGGAGAACGTTACCGTCTCAATGTGGAAGATATCCGGGCCATCAATGTTCCTGTCTGCAACATTGGTCCTTACGGTTTTGATGCCCATAAAAAATTTGAACGCTTGGAGCTGACTTACTCCTTGGAAATCGTTCCCCTTCTGACGTATAGCGTAATCAGGCATTTGTTGGCGGCAGCCTGA